One Carassius auratus strain Wakin chromosome 16, ASM336829v1, whole genome shotgun sequence genomic window carries:
- the gnb3a gene encoding guanine nucleotide-binding protein G(I)/G(S)/G(T) subunit beta-3a produces the protein MGEMEQLRKEAESLKDEITAARKAVQDLTLQDHVAGTAVVGRVQLKTRKTLRGHLSKIYAVHWGDSKLCVSASQDGKLIVWDSYTTNKVHAIPLKSSWVMTCAYAPSGNMVACGGLDNMCSIYNLKGKDGNVKVMRELAAHTGYLSCCRFLNDNEIITSSGDCTCVLWDIETGSQKTVFAGHLGDCMSLGVAPDFNTFISGACDFTAKLWDIRDGQCRQTFGGHESDINAIGFFPNGNAVITGSDDASCKLYDLRSDQELITYQDSGIMCGVTSLAPSLSGRLILAGYDDFNCNIWDSLKAERVGVLSGHDNRVSCIGVTPDGMACCTGSWDSFLKIWN, from the exons ATGGGTGAAATGGAACAACTGCGAAAGGAGGCGGAGAGCCTGAAGGATGAGATTACT GCGGCTCGTAAAGCAGTGCAGGACCTCACGCTGCAGGATCATGTGGCCGGGACAGCTGTTGTGGGACGTGTCCAGCTAAAGACCAGGAAGACATTGAGAGGACATCTGTCCAAAATCTATGCCGTGCACTGGGGAGACTCAAA ACTGTGTGTCAGTGCATCTCAGGACGGTAAACTGATTGTATGGGACAGCTACACCACCAACAAG GTGCATGCGATCCCACTGAAGTCCTCGTGGGTGATGACATGTGCGTACGCACCTTCAGGAAACATGGTGGCGTGTGGAGGACTTGACAACATGTGCTCCATCTATAACCTGAAGGGCAAAGACGGCAACGTGAAGGTCATGCGTGAGCTCGCAGCACACACAG GTTACCTGTCCTGCTGCCGCTTCCTGAATGACAATGAGATCATCACCAGCTCTGGAGACTGCACCTG TGTTCTGTGGGACATTGAGACAGGATCGCAGAAGACCGTGTTTGCGGGACATCTGGGTGACTGTATGTCTCTGGGTGTGGCCCCTGACTTCAACACCTTCATCTCAGGGGCATGTGACTTCACGGCTAAACTGTGGGACATCCGTGATGgccagtgcagacagacctttgGAGGCCATGAGAGCGACATTAATGCCATAGGG TTTTTCCCCAATGGCAATGCAGTGATCACCGGTTCAGACGATGCTTCCTGCAAGCTGTACGACCTGCGTTCAGACCAGGAGCTCATCACATACCAGGACTCCGGCATCATGTGTGGCGTGACCTCCCTCGCTCCCTCCCTCTCTGGAAGACTCATCCTCGCTGGGTACGACGACTTCAACTGCAACATCTGGGACTCGCTGAAGGCGGAGAGAGTCG GAGTGTTGTCCGGTCATGACAACAGAGTGAGCTGTATTGGCGTGACACCTGATGGGATGGCCTGCTGCACAGGATCATGGGATAGCTTTCTGAAGATCTGGAACTAA